A genomic window from Hominilimicola fabiformis includes:
- a CDS encoding DNA gyrase/topoisomerase IV subunit B gives MPKKKQEYGNDSITSLKGADRVRKRPAVIFGSDGLEGCEHSFFEILSNSIDEAREGYGSLIEVTRFMDKSIEVKDHGRGIPLDYNEGEGRFNWELVYCELYAGGKYDNNKGGMYEYSLGLNGLGACATQYSSEYMDVTVVRDKTQYTLHFEKGENVGGLQKAETRSVQTGTVQKWKPDTEVFTDINIPIEFFQDVLNKQAMVNAGLKFVLYNETETGMEMFEYYYENGIVDYVKETVGDDSFTTVETWEMEREGRDRADKEDYRMKMQVAFCFSNKVNMLEYYHNSSYLEHGGSPDKAVRNAFVYAIDRYLKQNDKYNKNDSKITFADVADCLALVINSFSTQTSYENQTKKAINNKFIQDAMTEFLRQQLEVYFIENKTDTEKIANQVLVNKKSRENAEKARIDIKKKLTGTMDITNRVEKFVDCRSKDVSQREVYIVEGDSALGSCKLARDPMFQAIMPIRGKILNCLKADYPRIFKSDIITDLVKVLGCGVEIKSAHNKNIESFNLDNLRWDKVIICTDADVDGFQIRTLVLTMIYRLMPTLIEKGKVYIAESPLYEITITKTKRKGEKHFAYTDGEKEEILKKFTEDGLSKERDEYDIKRSKGLGENEPDMMSLTTMHPSTRRLIRVTPENAEITSRMFDVLLGDNITDRKEYIADNGGKYMEMLDLS, from the coding sequence ATGCCGAAAAAGAAACAGGAATACGGAAATGACAGCATAACAAGTCTAAAGGGTGCGGACAGAGTAAGGAAGCGTCCTGCTGTAATATTCGGTTCAGACGGTCTTGAAGGCTGTGAACATTCTTTTTTTGAAATATTATCAAATTCAATAGATGAAGCTCGTGAGGGCTACGGAAGTTTAATAGAAGTTACGCGTTTTATGGATAAATCCATAGAAGTAAAGGACCACGGCCGCGGAATACCTCTTGACTATAACGAGGGCGAGGGCAGATTTAACTGGGAGCTTGTATATTGTGAATTGTACGCGGGCGGTAAGTATGACAACAATAAAGGCGGAATGTATGAGTACAGTTTGGGTCTTAACGGTCTTGGCGCATGTGCAACACAGTACAGCAGTGAATATATGGATGTAACCGTTGTGCGTGACAAAACGCAGTATACATTGCATTTTGAAAAAGGCGAAAACGTCGGAGGACTTCAAAAGGCTGAAACTAGAAGCGTTCAGACGGGAACGGTACAAAAATGGAAACCTGACACAGAAGTTTTTACCGATATAAATATACCGATTGAATTTTTCCAAGACGTTTTAAACAAGCAGGCTATGGTTAATGCAGGCTTGAAATTCGTTCTTTACAACGAAACAGAAACAGGTATGGAAATGTTCGAGTATTATTACGAGAACGGTATTGTTGACTATGTTAAAGAAACTGTCGGCGATGACAGCTTTACAACTGTTGAAACGTGGGAAATGGAACGCGAGGGACGTGACAGGGCGGACAAAGAGGATTACAGAATGAAAATGCAAGTTGCATTCTGTTTCTCAAACAAAGTCAATATGCTTGAATATTATCACAATTCAAGTTACCTTGAACACGGCGGTTCACCCGATAAGGCGGTAAGAAACGCATTCGTATATGCGATTGACAGATATTTGAAACAGAATGACAAATATAATAAAAACGATTCAAAAATAACATTTGCGGACGTAGCGGACTGTTTGGCACTTGTTATAAACTCATTCTCAACTCAGACAAGTTACGAAAACCAAACAAAAAAAGCGATAAACAACAAGTTTATTCAAGACGCAATGACGGAATTCTTACGTCAACAGCTTGAAGTTTACTTTATAGAAAACAAAACAGACACCGAAAAAATCGCAAATCAAGTTCTTGTCAATAAAAAGAGCCGTGAAAATGCCGAAAAGGCAAGAATTGATATAAAAAAGAAACTTACGGGTACAATGGATATAACGAACAGAGTTGAAAAGTTCGTTGATTGCAGAAGTAAGGACGTTTCACAGCGTGAAGTTTATATAGTGGAGGGCGACTCGGCTTTAGGTTCGTGTAAATTGGCGCGTGACCCGATGTTTCAGGCGATTATGCCGATTAGAGGTAAGATACTGAATTGTCTGAAAGCCGATTATCCGAGAATTTTTAAGAGCGATATTATAACCGACCTTGTAAAAGTGCTTGGCTGCGGTGTGGAGATTAAGTCTGCTCATAATAAAAATATTGAAAGTTTTAATCTTGACAATTTGCGTTGGGACAAGGTTATCATCTGTACAGATGCCGACGTTGACGGCTTCCAAATCAGAACGCTTGTTCTTACAATGATATACCGCCTTATGCCTACACTTATCGAAAAAGGCAAGGTGTATATTGCCGAATCACCGCTTTACGAAATAACGATTACAAAGACAAAGCGTAAGGGTGAAAAACATTTTGCGTATACAGACGGTGAAAAGGAAGAAATATTAAAGAAATTTACAGAGGACGGATTGTCGAAAGAACGTGACGAATACGATATTAAACGTTCAAAAGGTCTTGGTGAAAACGAGCCTGATATGATGAGTCTTACGACAATGCACCCGTCAACAAGACGGCTTATAAGAGTAACGCCGGAAAATGCGGAAATCACATCGAGAATGTTTGACGTATTGCTTGGCGATAATATTACGGACAGAAAAGAATACATTGCCGACAACGGCGGAAAATATATGGAAATGCTTGACTTATCATAA
- a CDS encoding DNA gyrase subunit A: MARKKKKVEEKEIIYAPIDEQPITETLEQNYMPYAMSVIVSRAIPEIDGLKPAHRKLLYTMYTMGLLGGKLTKSANVVGQTMKLNPHGDSAIYETMVRLTRGNEALLHPLVESQGNFGKQYSRDMAYAASRYTEVRLDPICAELFKDINKNTVEFIDSYDGEMKEPTLLPVAFPNILINPNQGIAVGMASNICSFNLKEVCDATIACMKNENADVIKYMPAPDFSMGADLIYSESEMRKIYETGRGSFKLRAKYTYDKANNCIEINEIPYTTTVEAIIGKIMELVKANKLKEISDARDETGLDGFQIALDLKRGVDPDMLMTKLYKLTPLEDSFSCNFNILINARPMVLGVKQILQQWILFRMNCVKNGIKYDIDKKSEKLHLLTGLKKILLDIDKAIAIIRHTEKDTDVVPNLMEGFDIDEVQAEYIAEIKLRSLNKEYIINRTAEIEKLMEELEELNRILGDDNEVKNIIADQLKKIAKKYGQERKTTLISGEEITEYNETENIDDYPLTIFVTRDNYIKKISAVSLRSSTTEHKLKETDEIVQTMESTNKSELIFFSNKCVAYKMKTYDLADAKVSTMGEYLPGILGLEEDEKIVYTVVTTDYKGEMLFTFENGKMAKVALSNYETKTNRKKLIGAYGNKSPICDIRLLDEDKDVVLMSDNNRVLLVNTEKIPLKATKSTQGIQVITLRKKDAKVVKVVDKEQCTVEDIEHYRPKNIPAAGGILRGEDNQISLI, translated from the coding sequence ATGGCAAGGAAGAAAAAGAAAGTAGAAGAAAAAGAGATTATATATGCTCCGATAGACGAACAGCCCATTACCGAAACACTTGAGCAGAACTATATGCCCTATGCGATGAGTGTTATCGTATCGAGAGCAATTCCCGAAATAGACGGACTTAAGCCTGCTCACAGAAAACTTTTGTACACAATGTATACAATGGGACTTTTGGGAGGAAAACTTACAAAATCGGCTAACGTAGTCGGACAGACAATGAAATTAAACCCTCACGGTGACAGTGCCATATATGAAACAATGGTACGTTTGACACGCGGTAACGAGGCACTTTTGCACCCGCTTGTCGAGTCTCAGGGTAACTTCGGTAAGCAGTATTCGAGAGATATGGCATATGCGGCGTCAAGATATACGGAGGTAAGACTTGATCCGATATGTGCGGAACTGTTTAAGGATATTAATAAGAATACGGTTGAGTTTATAGACAGTTATGACGGTGAAATGAAAGAACCGACGCTTTTGCCGGTTGCGTTTCCGAATATTCTTATAAATCCAAATCAAGGTATTGCTGTAGGTATGGCAAGTAATATTTGTTCATTCAATCTTAAAGAAGTTTGTGACGCAACTATCGCTTGTATGAAAAACGAAAATGCGGACGTGATTAAATATATGCCTGCACCTGACTTTTCAATGGGAGCGGACCTTATTTACTCTGAAAGCGAAATGCGTAAGATTTACGAAACAGGCCGCGGAAGTTTTAAACTTCGTGCAAAATATACTTACGACAAGGCAAATAACTGTATCGAAATCAACGAAATTCCTTATACAACAACAGTCGAAGCGATAATCGGCAAGATTATGGAGCTTGTAAAAGCGAACAAACTGAAAGAAATTTCAGACGCACGTGACGAAACAGGTCTTGACGGTTTTCAAATCGCACTTGATTTAAAACGCGGCGTTGATCCCGATATGCTTATGACAAAGCTTTATAAGCTGACACCGCTTGAGGACAGTTTTAGCTGTAACTTCAATATCTTGATTAATGCAAGACCTATGGTTCTGGGCGTTAAGCAGATTTTACAGCAGTGGATACTGTTCAGAATGAACTGCGTTAAAAACGGTATTAAATATGATATTGATAAAAAAAGCGAAAAACTTCACCTTTTAACAGGTCTTAAAAAGATTTTGCTTGATATTGACAAAGCGATTGCAATAATTCGTCATACGGAAAAAGATACCGATGTTGTTCCTAATCTTATGGAGGGCTTTGACATTGACGAAGTTCAAGCGGAGTATATTGCGGAAATCAAACTTCGCAGTTTGAACAAGGAATATATCATAAACAGAACCGCAGAGATTGAAAAACTTATGGAGGAACTTGAAGAACTGAACCGTATTTTGGGTGACGATAACGAGGTTAAGAATATTATCGCAGACCAGTTAAAGAAAATCGCAAAGAAATACGGTCAGGAAAGAAAGACGACTTTAATCAGCGGTGAGGAAATAACGGAGTATAACGAAACGGAAAATATAGACGATTATCCGCTTACAATTTTCGTAACGAGAGATAATTATATTAAGAAGATTTCAGCCGTATCACTTCGTTCAAGTACAACGGAGCATAAATTAAAGGAAACAGATGAAATTGTTCAGACAATGGAATCGACAAATAAATCCGAACTTATATTCTTCTCAAATAAGTGCGTTGCATATAAAATGAAAACATATGACCTTGCAGATGCAAAGGTAAGCACTATGGGCGAGTACCTGCCGGGAATACTTGGACTTGAAGAAGATGAAAAAATAGTGTATACTGTTGTAACAACGGATTATAAGGGCGAAATGCTGTTTACGTTTGAAAACGGTAAAATGGCGAAAGTTGCGCTTTCAAATTATGAAACTAAGACAAACCGTAAAAAACTTATCGGTGCATACGGAAATAAGTCGCCGATATGTGATATAAGACTTCTTGATGAAGATAAAGATGTTGTTCTGATGTCGGATAATAACAGAGTGTTATTGGTTAATACGGAAAAAATTCCGCTTAAAGCGACAAAGAGTACACAGGGTATACAGGTAATAACGTTGCGTAAAAAAGACGCAAAGGTTGTTAAGGTTGTAGACAAAGAACAATGCACAGTTGAGGACATTGAGCATTACAGACCGAAAAATATTCCGGCAGCCGGAGGAATTTTAAGGGGAGAGGACAATCAAATAAGTCTGATATAA
- a CDS encoding citrate/2-methylcitrate synthase — protein MLKEEDKKRLQERFQEEASDVYQPFSKELFKQYSVKRGLRNDDGTGVMAGLTSVGAVLGYYIDDGEKIPMEGHLRYRGYDLTDIVKNCEKEKRFGFEEVAYLLLFGHLPDKKTLDDFSRLIGNLRVLPEGFAEDMILKAPSKNIMNKIARSVLASYSYDSNPDDISTGNILRQSIELIARLPVMAAYGYQAKSHYHDGKSLYLHTPQPRLSTAENLLYMIRPDNKYTREEAEMLDVLLMIHAEHGGGNNSAFTTRVVSSSDTDTYSAIAAAIGSLKGPKHGGANAKVMGMMEEIKANVKHWEDDEEVKAFLAKILRKEAFDGSGLIYGMGHAIYTYSDPRCILLKEKAGQLVSNHPEFEKEFKLYCSVERLTPGVFAEVKNNHKVMCANVDMYSGFVYKMLGIPTEMYTPLFAISRIVGWCAHRLEEVIGCGRIIRPAYKSMVHSKEYTKIDNR, from the coding sequence ATGTTAAAGGAAGAGGATAAAAAGAGATTACAAGAGAGATTTCAAGAAGAGGCATCAGATGTGTATCAGCCGTTTTCAAAGGAACTTTTTAAGCAGTACAGCGTTAAAAGAGGTTTGAGAAACGATGACGGTACAGGTGTAATGGCAGGGCTTACTTCTGTCGGTGCGGTTTTGGGTTACTATATTGATGACGGTGAAAAAATCCCTATGGAAGGTCATTTGAGATACCGTGGTTATGACCTTACAGATATAGTTAAAAACTGTGAAAAAGAGAAGAGATTTGGTTTTGAAGAAGTAGCATATCTGCTGTTATTCGGACATCTTCCGGATAAAAAGACTTTGGACGATTTTTCAAGACTTATCGGAAATCTTCGTGTATTGCCGGAAGGCTTTGCGGAAGATATGATTTTGAAAGCTCCTAGTAAGAATATAATGAATAAAATTGCCCGTTCCGTACTTGCGTCTTATTCGTATGACTCAAATCCGGATGATATTTCAACGGGTAATATCCTGCGTCAGTCAATAGAATTGATTGCAAGACTTCCTGTAATGGCGGCATACGGCTATCAGGCGAAGAGCCATTATCATGACGGAAAAAGTCTGTATCTTCACACACCGCAGCCAAGATTGTCAACAGCTGAGAATCTGCTTTATATGATAAGACCCGATAATAAATATACTCGTGAAGAAGCGGAAATGCTTGATGTATTGCTTATGATACACGCTGAACACGGCGGAGGTAACAATTCGGCATTTACAACAAGAGTTGTTTCTTCATCGGATACTGATACATATTCTGCTATTGCGGCGGCTATCGGTTCACTTAAAGGTCCTAAGCACGGTGGTGCAAACGCAAAAGTTATGGGTATGATGGAAGAAATCAAGGCAAACGTTAAGCACTGGGAAGATGATGAGGAGGTTAAGGCATTCCTTGCAAAAATTCTTCGTAAAGAGGCTTTTGACGGTTCGGGACTTATATACGGTATGGGACACGCTATTTATACATACAGTGACCCAAGATGTATTTTGCTTAAAGAAAAAGCAGGTCAGCTTGTTTCAAATCACCCTGAATTTGAAAAGGAATTTAAACTGTATTGCAGTGTTGAACGTCTTACACCGGGTGTATTTGCGGAAGTTAAGAATAATCATAAGGTTATGTGTGCGAACGTTGATATGTATTCTGGCTTTGTTTATAAAATGCTCGGCATACCTACCGAAATGTATACACCGCTTTTCGCTATTTCAAGAATTGTCGGCTGGTGCGCACATAGACTTGAAGAAGTTATCGGCTGCGGCAGAATTATCAGACCGGCATATAAGTCGATGGTACACAGTAAGGAGTATACAAAAATAGATAACAGATAA
- a CDS encoding WecB/TagA/CpsF family glycosyltransferase, with amino-acid sequence MDKVNILGVHVDMVNISQATDCIMRFLDEDKFHAVYTPNSEIIMLAYKDEKFCKLLNNADLLTADGIGVVHASKILKKPISERAAGYDIARQVLQKMNYTDHKLFLFGGKPGVAEEAKKKLLEEYTDLNIVGTRNGYFKLEEEAEIVEEINNSGADIVFVCLGAPKQEQWIERNRDALKVRVAMGIGGSLDVFAGKVERAPEIFCKTGMEWFYRLCKEPWRIGRMMELPKFAATVIAKGKKYKQD; translated from the coding sequence ATGGATAAAGTAAACATACTTGGTGTTCACGTTGACATGGTGAACATTTCACAGGCTACTGACTGCATTATGCGTTTTTTGGACGAAGATAAGTTTCATGCGGTATACACGCCTAATTCGGAAATAATTATGCTTGCATACAAAGACGAAAAATTTTGTAAACTTCTTAATAATGCTGACTTGCTTACTGCCGACGGCATAGGCGTTGTGCATGCGTCAAAGATTTTGAAAAAGCCTATAAGCGAACGTGCGGCAGGATATGACATTGCAAGACAGGTTTTGCAAAAAATGAATTACACAGACCACAAGCTGTTCCTTTTCGGAGGTAAGCCGGGTGTTGCGGAAGAGGCAAAGAAAAAGCTTTTGGAAGAATACACCGACCTTAATATTGTCGGTACAAGAAACGGATATTTCAAGCTGGAAGAAGAGGCTGAAATTGTTGAGGAAATCAACAATTCCGGTGCGGATATTGTTTTTGTATGCTTAGGCGCACCTAAGCAGGAACAGTGGATTGAAAGAAACAGAGATGCACTTAAAGTACGCGTTGCGATGGGCATTGGCGGAAGTCTTGACGTATTTGCCGGAAAAGTTGAACGCGCACCTGAAATATTCTGTAAAACAGGTATGGAATGGTTTTACAGACTTTGCAAAGAACCTTGGCGCATAGGAAGAATGATGGAATTGCCTAAATTTGCGGCAACGGTAATTGCAAAAGGAAAAAAATACAAACAAGACTGA
- a CDS encoding dTMP kinase — protein sequence MGILIAIDGVDASGKQTQTELLKKRLENNELKIKSVSFPAYDNPSSTLVKMYLNGEFGDKPSDVNAYATSTFFAADRFATYKTDWGKDYENGTLILADRYVSSNLIHQASKIENQEEKDKFLTWLDDLEYNVYGLPRPNVTIFLDMPPKYGIELMKDRANKSNGGDKKDIHESDISYLQKSYDNAVYVSKRFGWKHISCVENGKIRSVEDINDDIYAVIKERLS from the coding sequence ATGGGGATACTTATAGCAATTGACGGCGTTGACGCAAGCGGAAAGCAAACACAGACGGAACTTTTAAAAAAACGTCTTGAAAATAACGAATTAAAAATAAAGTCTGTGTCGTTTCCGGCGTATGACAACCCATCGTCAACACTTGTAAAGATGTACCTAAACGGTGAATTCGGCGACAAGCCGTCAGATGTGAATGCGTATGCCACATCAACGTTTTTTGCGGCTGACAGATTTGCGACGTATAAAACCGATTGGGGAAAGGATTACGAAAACGGTACATTGATTTTGGCAGACAGATATGTGTCGTCAAATCTTATACATCAGGCAAGCAAAATCGAAAATCAAGAAGAAAAAGACAAGTTTTTAACGTGGCTTGACGACCTTGAATACAATGTTTACGGACTTCCGCGTCCAAACGTTACGATATTTCTTGATATGCCGCCAAAGTACGGTATAGAATTAATGAAAGACAGGGCGAACAAGTCAAACGGTGGGGATAAAAAGGATATACACGAGAGTGATATATCGTATCTTCAAAAAAGCTATGATAATGCAGTATACGTATCAAAACGTTTCGGCTGGAAACATATTTCATGTGTTGAAAACGGAAAAATAAGAAGTGTCGAAGATATAAATGATGATATTTATGCTGTAATAAAGGAGCGATTATCTTGA
- a CDS encoding DUF5050 domain-containing protein, whose translation MKKLIALLISGIIMLPCVNALANDVIEVYIDGEKLECDVNPKNIDERVLVPMRAIFEAFGANVSWDNNGRTVWAERNGEFICVPVDNQIMSTGVYNSDGSAIWVDQIQLDVPAKIIDDRTYVPVRAVSETLGATVGWDGENNRVVIDSRINESGTVYYASDSDYQKLYSVDKNSANRQKLSDNSVCELEMYDNNVYYLSKNDRHLYRANDISGEEELINKTVNKIAVDDGWIYYQESDGGKKSGILYRMNIDSGDVERLTDNSVRYPKKYKDYIYFNLDNDNIMYGITLDGTSLVKLSMGDNDVKLYPFNCFYYGDYLFVENGVWYGNLMRISRDGSEVKTLNQINSLICKKQTPTDKILFVNQDNGKDIYCMNIDGTDQHLVVKGDASWINIELIAQWGDTIYYKNPFREEVYRVNLDGSDNNYVCYADDVKTADGRLITSYNGLYIGSLDASDLTCIYDKAVKKFDVENDKIYFVDKKSGKLYTSDFSGNVNVVTNESVGEWVSN comes from the coding sequence TTGAAAAAACTGATTGCACTTTTGATAAGCGGAATAATTATGTTGCCGTGCGTAAATGCTTTGGCTAATGACGTTATAGAAGTATATATTGACGGCGAAAAATTGGAATGTGACGTTAATCCGAAGAATATTGACGAACGTGTACTTGTACCGATGAGAGCGATATTTGAGGCTTTCGGTGCAAATGTGTCGTGGGACAATAACGGCAGAACGGTTTGGGCTGAGAGAAACGGCGAATTTATATGCGTGCCTGTTGATAATCAAATTATGAGTACGGGAGTATATAATTCAGACGGTTCGGCAATTTGGGTTGACCAAATTCAGCTTGACGTACCTGCTAAAATAATTGATGACAGAACATATGTTCCCGTAAGAGCGGTTTCCGAAACTTTAGGTGCAACTGTCGGTTGGGACGGTGAAAACAACAGAGTTGTTATAGACAGCCGTATAAACGAAAGCGGTACGGTATACTATGCATCCGATTCTGACTATCAAAAGCTATATTCAGTAGACAAAAACAGTGCAAACAGACAGAAATTATCTGATAACAGCGTCTGTGAACTTGAGATGTATGACAATAATGTTTACTATTTGTCTAAAAATGACAGACACCTTTACCGAGCAAATGACATATCGGGTGAAGAGGAACTTATCAATAAAACGGTCAATAAAATTGCCGTTGATGATGGGTGGATATATTATCAGGAATCGGACGGCGGAAAAAAGAGCGGCATTCTTTATCGTATGAATATTGACAGCGGCGACGTTGAACGACTTACGGACAATTCGGTCAGATACCCTAAAAAGTACAAGGATTACATATATTTCAACTTGGATAATGACAATATAATGTACGGAATTACTCTTGACGGAACGTCACTTGTGAAATTAAGCATGGGTGACAATGATGTTAAGCTGTATCCGTTTAACTGTTTTTATTACGGAGATTATCTGTTTGTCGAAAACGGTGTTTGGTACGGTAATTTGATGAGAATTAGCCGTGACGGAAGTGAAGTTAAGACCTTAAATCAAATTAATTCGCTTATTTGTAAAAAGCAAACGCCGACAGATAAAATTCTGTTTGTAAATCAAGATAACGGAAAAGATATTTATTGTATGAACATAGACGGAACAGATCAACATTTGGTCGTAAAGGGTGACGCGTCATGGATAAATATTGAACTTATTGCACAGTGGGGAGATACGATTTATTATAAAAACCCTTTCCGTGAGGAGGTTTACCGCGTAAATCTTGACGGCAGTGACAATAATTATGTTTGTTATGCAGACGATGTGAAGACTGCGGACGGCAGACTTATAACTTCATATAACGGACTTTATATAGGCAGTCTTGACGCAAGCGACTTGACGTGTATTTATGATAAAGCAGTAAAAAAATTCGATGTTGAAAATGATAAAATTTACTTTGTGGATAAAAAAAGCGGTAAGCTTTATACGTCCGATTTCTCCGGAAACGTAAATGTTGTAACAAACGAATCGGTCGGAGAATGGGTAAGTAATTAA
- a CDS encoding DUF2798 domain-containing protein — MPKTKFQNIIFTLIMAFIMVYAMICYNISLNKGQMSNEVFLLAFHEMVIMWPAAFILEFFAVEKLATKLAFRFIRPGVDNPFFITLAISSMIVCIMCPTMSMIATLLFKNPGKEIVAVWLQTTAMNFPMALCWQIFFAGPLARLIFRTIFKKQLQQ; from the coding sequence ATGCCAAAGACAAAATTTCAAAACATTATTTTCACACTGATTATGGCTTTTATTATGGTGTACGCAATGATATGCTATAATATCAGCCTGAACAAGGGACAGATGAGCAATGAGGTGTTCTTGCTTGCATTTCACGAAATGGTTATAATGTGGCCTGCCGCATTCATACTTGAGTTTTTCGCAGTCGAAAAACTTGCGACAAAGCTTGCATTCAGATTTATAAGACCGGGAGTTGATAATCCGTTCTTTATCACGCTTGCAATTTCGTCAATGATTGTATGTATTATGTGTCCGACAATGAGTATGATTGCAACATTGCTGTTTAAAAATCCGGGCAAAGAAATTGTTGCGGTATGGTTGCAAACAACAGCTATGAATTTCCCAATGGCATTGTGCTGGCAAATATTTTTTGCGGGACCGCTTGCAAGATTGATTTTCAGAACAATATTCAAAAAACAACTTCAGCAATAA
- a CDS encoding AraC family transcriptional regulator, with protein sequence MLNAVFFPFSEMYINHVKSSEKYDMKIQHYHDAYEIYLQADGERYLFLDDICYTLKQGDLVILKPFDIHYMESRDIDFYERYVLNFSSDMLSGILTKTETDILFDNIKSCVFHLNDEQFTLILDYFKKIDAFSNRIGLLSEKLALSSVFQLVSVIKDLSKNAEIITSQNTPSEIVTAIDYINNHYKEDINLDIITEVVHISKYHFSRLFHKATGATFLQYLYNVRLVNVHSLLAETNLNLNEIAIRTGFSSSAHLSRIFKQVYNVSPQKFRRMLKEKSKKQ encoded by the coding sequence ATGTTAAATGCTGTGTTTTTTCCGTTTTCGGAAATGTATATAAATCACGTTAAATCATCGGAAAAATATGATATGAAGATACAGCACTACCATGACGCATATGAAATATATTTGCAGGCGGACGGTGAGCGATACTTGTTCCTTGACGATATTTGTTACACGTTAAAGCAAGGCGATTTGGTAATTTTAAAGCCGTTTGACATTCACTATATGGAAAGCCGCGACATTGATTTTTACGAAAGATATGTTTTGAATTTCAGCAGTGATATGCTGAGCGGAATTTTGACAAAAACAGAAACCGACATTCTTTTCGATAACATCAAGTCGTGCGTATTCCATCTTAATGATGAGCAATTTACTCTTATTCTCGATTACTTCAAAAAAATTGACGCATTTTCAAACAGAATAGGTTTGCTTTCCGAAAAACTTGCGCTGAGCAGTGTTTTTCAGCTTGTTTCTGTAATTAAAGACCTTTCAAAAAATGCCGAAATTATCACAAGTCAAAATACTCCGTCCGAAATAGTTACGGCGATTGACTATATAAACAATCACTATAAAGAGGACATAAACCTTGACATTATAACCGAAGTCGTGCATATCAGCAAATATCATTTTTCACGACTTTTCCACAAAGCAACGGGTGCAACGTTTCTGCAATATTTATACAATGTGCGTCTTGTAAACGTCCACTCACTGCTTGCCGAAACAAATTTAAACTTAAACGAAATCGCTATTCGTACAGGCTTTTCGTCAAGTGCGCATTTATCAAGAATTTTCAAGCAAGTGTACAATGTTTCACCGCAAAAATTCAGACGTATGTTAAAAGAGAAATCAAAAAAGCAGTGA
- a CDS encoding ComEC/Rec2 family competence protein, producing MSKILNMLMAFVMSFGISGSNVNPSDIPENSNFEVHFIDVGQADSALIECDGETMMIDGGNVADSNVVAAYLKKEDVTELNYVVCSHAHEDHVGGLSGALSVTKADNIYAPKTEANTKAYKNFKKKAEEQNVEIKHPNVGDEIQLGSSMVEFLGPVDENGKDLNSTSIVLKITYGNTSFLFTGDAESDEEEEILNSGADLKSTVLKVGHHGSRTSTSYPFLREVMPQYAVISVEKGNSYGHPNEETLSKLSDAGVEVYRTDESGDIVMTSDGNSISITTSK from the coding sequence ATGAGCAAGATTTTAAATATGTTAATGGCATTTGTTATGTCATTCGGAATATCGGGAAGTAATGTAAACCCATCGGATATACCCGAAAATTCAAATTTTGAGGTGCATTTTATAGATGTAGGACAAGCCGATTCGGCGCTTATAGAATGTGACGGCGAAACGATGATGATAGACGGCGGAAATGTTGCGGACAGTAATGTGGTAGCGGCATATTTAAAGAAAGAAGATGTTACGGAGCTTAATTATGTTGTGTGTTCTCATGCTCATGAGGACCATGTCGGCGGTTTGTCAGGTGCGTTGTCGGTAACAAAAGCGGACAACATATATGCACCGAAAACAGAGGCGAATACAAAGGCATATAAAAATTTCAAGAAAAAAGCCGAAGAACAAAATGTTGAAATCAAGCACCCGAATGTCGGTGACGAAATTCAGCTTGGCAGCAGTATGGTTGAATTTTTAGGACCTGTTGACGAAAACGGCAAGGATTTAAACAGTACGTCAATAGTATTAAAAATCACATACGGAAACACATCATTCTTATTTACGGGTGACGCCGAAAGCGACGAGGAAGAAGAAATATTAAACAGCGGTGCGGATTTAAAATCAACGGTGCTTAAAGTTGGTCATCACGGTTCGAGAACGTCAACGTCATATCCGTTTTTGCGTGAAGTTATGCCGCAGTATGCCGTGATAAGCGTAGAAAAAGGCAATTCATACGGTCACCCTAATGAGGAAACTTTAAGTAAACTAAGTGACGCGGGTGTGGAAGTGTATCGCACCGATGAAAGCGGCGATATTGTAATGACAAGTGATGGAAACAGTATAAGCATAACTACATCAAAGTAA